One window from the genome of Solea solea chromosome 2, fSolSol10.1, whole genome shotgun sequence encodes:
- the tank gene encoding TRAF family member-associated NF-kappa-B activator has product MERNIGDQLNKAFEAYRQVSIEKDIAKKELQKMTEYYEGYTQTLQKQIEDQQQLITKLQAKLSATRQLSGEMTCEPCNHLFDGASAYRIKPENIGTVAVSSNMPVNSSRDYQDMMGVFEAIQGKFRQIRSLTQRQKDHLKRFNRENDTSNDQQFSMPIQCTDATAEAERPFPSVLRSAVEIPHQPTSLASRGASPEDRDLVDSLTKLSVKFPPAADSEYDFLNSAPERHIGLTMPMKPLLSSVPSALTEEEPVELPMPFVYPTSPSLSTSSSLSQENVRGPQQPLWSPELCDAVDMGKELVTPQSSSSSSSSSSPDKCAFCHAVVPQDQMNSHLYSHFSHKDEAGD; this is encoded by the exons ATGGAAAGGAACATTGGAGACCAGCTCAACAAAGCTTTTGAAGCTTATCGCCAGGTCTCCATTGAAAAGGACATTGCTAAAAAGGAGCTGCAAAAAATG ACTGAATATTATGAAGGATACACTCAAACACTTCAGAAGCAGATAGAGGACCAGCAGCAGTTGATTACAAAACTTCAAGCTAAGTTGTCTGCAACAAGGCAACTATCAG GAGAAATGACATGTGAACCGTGCAACCACCTCTTCGATGGAGCCAGTGCTTATAGGATAAAGCCG gagaATATTGGCACTGTGGCTGTTTCCTCTAATATGCCAGTCAACAGCAGCCGTGACTA TCAGGACATGATGGGAGTATTTGAAGCAATTCAAGGCAAATTCCGGCAGATTCGGTCACTGACGCAAAGACAAAAAGATCACCTAAAGCGATTCAACAGAGAAAACGATACATCAAACG ATCAGCAGTTCTCCATGCCCATCCAGTGCACAGACGCTACAGCAGAGGCCGAGAGACCCTTTCCCTCAGTGCTACGGTCAGCAGTGGAAATCCCACACCAGCCCACGTCCCTGGCATCCCGCGGCGCCAGCCCCGAGGACCGGGACTTAGTAGATTCTCTCACCAAACTCAGTGTCAAATTCCCGCCCGCAGCGGACAGTGAATATGACTTCCTGAACAGTGCTCCAGAGAGGCACATTGGCCTCACCATGCCCATGAAGCCACTGCTCAGTAGTGTCCCCTCCGCATTGACAGAGGAGGAGCCCGTGGAACTGCCCATGCCTTTTGTCTACCCCACGTCCCCCTCCCTCTCTACATCATCTTCACTCTCCCAGGAGAACGTGCGGGGACCCCAGCAG CCTCTCTGGAGCCCTGAGCTGTGTGATGCAGTTGACATGGGGAAGGAGCTGGTGACgcctcagagcagcagcagcagcagcagcagcagcagtcctgATAAATGTGCTTTCTGCCATGCTGTGGTTCCTCAGGACCAAATGAACAGCCACCTCTACTCGCATTTCTCTCATAAGGACGAAGCTGGCGATTGA
- the tbr1b gene encoding T-box brain protein 1b, protein MQVENCISPASDLSKKFMNVGSGFPSSDGSELSLQDHPIISASDNLERSSPLKKNSREMTNQSEADNFPDSKDASGDVQRGKLSPDLHGVTDIRHSFDGSAGERCIFSPSTQPQSVSAAPSAMFPYPSQHGPAHPAFSIGSPSRYMAHHPVITNGAYNSLLTNTSPQGYPAAGYPYAQQYGHTYQGGAFYQFSSAQGGLVPGKAQVYLCNRALWLKFHRHQTEMIITKQGRRMFPFLSFNISGLDPTAHYNIFVDIILADPNHWRFQGGKWVPCGKADTNITGNRVYMHPDSPNTGAHWMRQEISFGKLKLTNNKGASNNTGQMVVLQSLHKYQPRLHVVEVNEDGTEDTSQPGRVQTFTFTETQFVAVTAYQNTDITQLKIDHNPFAKGFRDNYDTVYTGCDIDRLTPSPGDSPRSQIVPGARYAMHSSLLQDQFVSTYAKSRFHPGVGTAPGTERSVPLGNSLLSPQQTEEPTVASPPQRWFVTPANNRLDFAASAYDAADFAGNAATLLSYAAAGVKALPLPTAGCSNRALGYYADPSGWGGRTPPQYCGVNSKPSSVFSCWPANSISGRAGANYLQAEEVGDSIPTERSPISGAEETKPKDMTSESSWIETPSSIKSIDSSDSGIFEQAKRRRISPSATPVSETVSPLKSELLAPRECEKNCTKDIGYYSFYPHS, encoded by the exons ATGCAGGTCGAGAACTGCATCTCGCCAGCGAGTGATCTTTCCAAGAAATTTATGAATGTGGGCAGTGGCTTTCCGAGCTCCGATGGATCAGAGCTTTCGCTGCAGGACCATCCTATTATATCTGCAAGTGACAACCTGGAGAGAAGTTCACCTCTGAAAAAAAACTCTAGGGAGATGACGAATCAGTCAGAGGCAGACAATTTTCCCGACTCCAAGGACGCGTCGGGGGACGTCCAGAGGGGCAAACTCTCTCCTGATCTTCACGGAGTCACTGACATCCGTCATAGTTTCGATGGATCTGCAGGAGAACGGTGCATCTTTTCTCCATCTACCCAACCGCAGTCagtctcagcagctcccagtgCCATGTTCCCGTACCCGAGCCAGCATGGACCAGCGCACCCGGCTTTTTCTATCGGAAGTCCCAGCCGCTACATGGCCCACCACCCGGTTATAACTAATGGAGCTTACAACAGCCTTCTGACCAACACTTCTCCTCAAGGCTACCCGGCGGCGGGCTACCCTTACGCACAGCAGTATGGACACACGTACCAAGGAGGCGCTTTTTACCAGTTCTCTTCAGCGCAAGGAGGACTGGTTCCGGGGAAAGCGCAGGTGTATCTGTGCAACAGGGCCTTGTGGTTGAAGTTTCACCGGCACCAGACAGAGATGATCATCACAAAGCAAGGAAG ACGAATGTTTCCATTTTTAAGCTTCAACATCTCTGGCCTTGACCCAACTGCTCACTACAATATATTTGTGGATATTATACTCGCTGATCCAAACCACTGGCGCTTTCAGGGAGGAAAGTGGGTGCCGTGTGGAAAAGCAGACACGAATATAACAG GAAATAGAGTTTACATGCACCCGGATTCACCAAACACTGGTGCGCACTGGATGCGTCAGGAAATATCATTTGGGAAACTTAAGCTCACAAACAACAAAGGTGCCTCTAACAACACGGGGCAG ATGGTGGTTCTTCAGTCTCTGCACAAATACCAGCCCAGGCTCCATGTGGTGGAAGTGAACGAGGATGGGACAGAAGACACCAGCCAACCTGGAAGAGTCCAGACTTTCACCTTCACAGAAACGCAGTTCGTCGCCGTCACAGCTTATCAGAACACTGAT ATAACGCAACTGAAAATCGACCACAATCCGTTTGCTAAAGGATTTCGAGACAACTATGACAC TGTCTACACAGGCTGCGACATTGACCGCCTCACTCCATCACCGGGTGACTCTCCGCGTTCACAAATCGTTCCGGGTGCGAGATACGCCATGCACAGCTCTCTACTGCAGGACCAGTTTGTCAGCACTTATGCCAAATCTCGCTTTCACCCTGGCGTGGGGACTGCTCCTGGCACGGAGCGCAGCGTCCCACTCGGCAACAGCTTGCTGTCCCCGCAGCAAACCGAGGAGCCCACTGTTGCCTCCCCCCCGCAGCGATGGTTCGTCACCCCTGCCAACAACCGACTGGACTTTGCCGCCTCGGCATACGACGCCGCTGATTTCGCCGGTAACGCGGCCACCTTGCTGTCCTACGCGGCGGCCGGAGTGAAGGCTCTTCCGCTGCCGACGGCGGGCTGCTCCAACCGGGCTCTTGGCTATTACGCAGACCCGTCGGGGTGGGGAGGACGCACGCCGCCGCAGTACTGTGGCGTCAACAGCAAACCCAGCTCGGTGTTTTCCTGCTGGCCCGCAAACTCTATCAGTGGCAGAGCCGGAGCCAACTACCTGCAGGCCGAGGAGGTGGGCGACTCCATCCCCACGGAGAGATCGCCCATCAGCGGCGCCGAGGAGACCAAACCCAAGGACATGACATCCGAGTCGAGCTGGATAGAGACGCCGTCCTCCATCAAGTCCATCGACTCGAGCGATTCTGGGATCTTTGAACAGGCCAAAAGGAGGAGAATCTCGCCCTCTGCCACGCCGGTGTCAGAGACTGTGTCCCCGCTGAAATCAGAGCTGCTGGCACCGAGGGAGTGTGAGAAGAACTGCACAAAGGACATTGGTTATTACAGTTTCTACCCTCACAGTTAA